Proteins from a single region of Streptomyces spinoverrucosus:
- a CDS encoding response regulator transcription factor, with product MEQTHTSHNGTAAATPGAQRRVLVVEDDPTIVDAIAARLRAEGFLVQTATDGPAAVDTAEAWQPDLLILDIMLPGFDGLEVCRRVQAARPVPVLMLTARDDETDMLVGLGVGADDYMTKPFSMRELAARVHVLLRRVERAALAAATPRSGIMRLGELEIDHAQRRVRVRSEDVHLTPTEFDLLVCLANTPRAVLSREQLLAEVWDWADASGTRTVDSHIKALRRKIGAERIRTVHGVGYALETPTP from the coding sequence ATGGAGCAAACACACACCTCCCACAACGGCACGGCGGCTGCCACCCCGGGCGCACAGCGCCGGGTTCTGGTGGTGGAGGACGACCCGACGATCGTCGACGCCATCGCGGCCCGCCTGCGCGCCGAGGGATTTCTCGTGCAGACGGCCACCGACGGCCCGGCCGCCGTCGACACCGCCGAGGCCTGGCAGCCCGATCTGCTGATCCTCGACATCATGCTGCCGGGCTTCGACGGCCTGGAGGTCTGCCGGCGCGTGCAGGCCGCGCGGCCGGTGCCGGTGCTGATGCTCACCGCGCGCGACGACGAGACCGACATGCTGGTGGGACTCGGCGTCGGCGCCGACGACTACATGACGAAGCCTTTCTCCATGCGTGAGCTGGCCGCACGCGTGCACGTGCTGCTGCGCCGGGTGGAGCGGGCCGCGCTGGCCGCCGCGACGCCGCGCAGCGGCATCATGCGACTCGGCGAACTGGAGATCGACCACGCGCAGCGCCGGGTGCGGGTGCGCAGCGAGGACGTCCACCTCACCCCCACCGAGTTCGACCTCCTCGTGTGCCTGGCGAACACCCCGCGCGCGGTGCTCTCGCGCGAGCAGCTGCTGGCGGAGGTGTGGGACTGGGCGGACGCCTCCGGCACCCGGACCGTCGACAGCCACATCAAGGCGCTGCGCCGGAAGATCGGCGCCGAGCGGATCCGCACGGTGCACGGCGTGGGCTACGCGCTGGAGACGCCGACGCCATGA
- a CDS encoding spermine/spermidine synthase domain-containing protein, whose amino-acid sequence MPTTYDTPEVLDRREGPHGEVVLRRHGALLQIIANGCFLMDTSDGRSERLLVDAALAALDDRPDPHVLIGGLGVGFSLAHACGNPRWGRITVVERERAVIDWHRAGPLSAVSGNALTDPRTRIVEADLIDYVNETSATFDALCLDIDNGPDWTVTEANAGLYSKAGLAGCARVLRPGGVLAVWSAKPSPEFEGTLWNAGFRHVRTEEIPVARGVPDVVHLGVRPE is encoded by the coding sequence ATGCCCACCACCTACGACACCCCCGAAGTCCTGGACCGTCGTGAGGGCCCGCACGGCGAGGTCGTGCTGCGGCGGCACGGGGCGTTGCTGCAGATCATCGCCAACGGCTGCTTCCTGATGGACACCTCCGACGGACGCTCGGAACGGCTCCTGGTCGACGCGGCGCTCGCCGCCCTCGACGACCGCCCCGACCCGCACGTACTCATCGGCGGACTCGGCGTCGGATTCTCGCTCGCACATGCCTGCGGCAACCCTCGCTGGGGCCGGATCACGGTGGTCGAGCGGGAGCGCGCGGTCATTGACTGGCACCGCGCCGGACCCCTTTCCGCGGTGTCCGGCAATGCGCTCACCGACCCTCGTACGCGGATCGTCGAAGCGGATCTGATCGATTACGTCAATGAGACTTCCGCCACGTTCGACGCGCTGTGCCTGGACATCGACAACGGGCCCGACTGGACCGTCACGGAAGCCAACGCGGGGCTGTACTCGAAGGCCGGACTCGCAGGCTGCGCACGGGTGTTGAGGCCCGGCGGGGTACTCGCCGTATGGTCGGCGAAACCCTCCCCGGAATTTGAAGGAACCTTGTGGAATGCCGGTTTCCGGCATGTGCGTACCGAAGAGATCCCGGTTGCCCGGGGCGTTCCCGACGTCGTGCACCTCGGCGTACGACCTGAATAG
- a CDS encoding protein phosphatase 2C domain-containing protein: protein MRTELVSRPGDPARPNEDFASVGLPACGQGGSLVVLDGVTPPRGGTGCLHSVHWYTARLGGALTELTVSLPDVPLSDALARAIARTAEAHRETCDLSHPRTPQATVVLARWSRETVEHLILSDSALLVESPDGLVTPYLDDRLARLPRATLATDALIDATVRNKEGGFFTAAADPSVAERAVTGVLPRDQVRALAALTDGATRWTEKFREGDWADLFTIVRKKGVEALVDRIRALEAADREERTYLGRSKTHDDATAVYVEL from the coding sequence ATGCGCACGGAACTTGTTTCCCGGCCGGGTGACCCGGCCCGCCCCAACGAGGACTTCGCCAGTGTCGGACTACCCGCCTGCGGACAGGGCGGTTCCCTCGTGGTGCTGGACGGAGTGACCCCGCCGAGGGGCGGCACCGGCTGTCTGCATTCCGTTCACTGGTACACCGCCCGCCTGGGCGGGGCCCTGACCGAACTGACCGTTTCGCTCCCGGATGTTCCTCTGTCCGACGCCCTGGCCCGCGCCATCGCGCGTACTGCTGAGGCACACCGGGAAACCTGTGACCTTTCTCACCCACGAACCCCACAGGCAACCGTGGTCCTCGCCCGCTGGTCGCGGGAGACCGTCGAGCACCTGATCCTCTCCGACTCGGCCCTCCTGGTGGAGTCCCCCGACGGCCTGGTCACGCCCTACCTGGACGACCGCCTGGCCCGGCTCCCCCGGGCGACCCTGGCCACCGACGCCCTGATCGACGCCACGGTCCGCAACAAGGAGGGCGGCTTCTTCACGGCGGCCGCGGATCCCTCGGTGGCCGAGCGGGCGGTCACCGGGGTGCTGCCGCGCGACCAGGTGCGTGCCCTGGCCGCGCTCACGGACGGCGCGACCCGGTGGACGGAGAAGTTCCGGGAGGGCGACTGGGCGGACCTGTTCACCATCGTGCGCAAAAAGGGCGTGGAGGCGCTGGTCGACCGGATACGGGCACTGGAGGCCGCCGACCGCGAGGAGCGGACGTATCTGGGCCGCAGCAAGACCCACGACGACGCGACGGCCGTGTACGTGGAACTCTGA
- a CDS encoding roadblock/LC7 domain-containing protein: protein MTAPSTFGLSSEARNLHWLLTNLVEEVPGILSVAVVSSDGLLLLSSDPGRNAAAREAREGRPTGPRGSSADLATIVSGIGSLTIGAAKLLEFGPVKHTMVAMDEGSLFVMSISDGSLLGVHGSADCDMSVVAYHMALFVGRAGHVLTPELRSELRKSLESEPTGSAR from the coding sequence TTGACCGCGCCCAGTACCTTCGGACTGAGCAGTGAGGCCCGCAACCTGCACTGGCTGCTGACGAACCTCGTCGAGGAGGTGCCCGGCATCCTCTCCGTCGCGGTGGTCTCCTCCGACGGACTGCTGCTGCTCTCCTCCGACCCCGGCAGGAACGCCGCCGCGCGCGAAGCCCGCGAGGGCAGGCCCACCGGCCCGCGCGGCTCCTCCGCCGACCTCGCCACCATCGTCTCCGGCATCGGCAGCCTCACCATCGGCGCCGCCAAGCTGCTGGAGTTCGGCCCGGTGAAGCACACCATGGTCGCGATGGACGAGGGCAGCCTGTTCGTGATGTCGATCAGCGACGGTTCGCTGCTCGGCGTGCACGGCTCCGCGGACTGCGACATGAGTGTGGTGGCCTACCACATGGCCCTCTTCGTCGGCCGCGCCGGCCACGTCCTGACGCCCGAGCTCCGCAGCGAGCTCCGAAAATCCCTGGAGTCCGAACCGACGGGGAGTGCCCGATGA
- a CDS encoding MarR family winged helix-turn-helix transcriptional regulator, with product MHEGGNGDRHRDEADLSRSGVDQEFLALERELTVFLRRARANQGEMARAVHPDLESAAYGLLVRLDECGRQRATELAAYIGVGKATMSRQLRALEELGLVAREPDPADGRAWLVHLTEEGRTRVQRVREARRARYVSKLAHWDRREVAELARLLHQLNSGMEK from the coding sequence GTGCACGAGGGCGGAAACGGCGACAGACATCGAGACGAAGCGGACCTGTCTCGAAGTGGTGTGGACCAGGAGTTCCTGGCGCTGGAGCGCGAGCTGACGGTGTTCCTGCGGCGGGCCCGCGCGAACCAGGGCGAGATGGCCCGCGCGGTCCACCCCGACCTGGAGTCGGCGGCGTACGGACTGCTCGTACGCCTGGACGAGTGCGGCCGACAGCGGGCCACCGAACTCGCCGCCTACATCGGCGTCGGCAAGGCCACCATGTCCCGTCAGCTGCGTGCCCTGGAGGAGCTGGGCCTGGTGGCCCGGGAACCCGATCCGGCGGACGGCCGCGCCTGGCTGGTGCACCTGACCGAGGAGGGACGGACCCGGGTGCAGCGGGTCCGGGAGGCCCGCCGCGCCCGTTACGTCAGCAAGCTCGCCCACTGGGACCGCCGCGAGGTGGCCGAACTCGCCCGGCTGCTGCACCAGCTGAACTCCGGGATGGAGAAGTAG
- a CDS encoding sensor histidine kinase produces the protein MQKTRPRRTGKQTASEGGAERTPVGKGRPTHVRNRLIVAVAVVAAAIAGAGTPSVIDASGQLSDSQELVTLSGRTQDALTLAHSLADERDEVTSYIAAGRPKSKAPSEQRSARVDRQVEELRANTDTPAGLRSDLDGIATVRRAALTGQSTALEAHEAYSDAIAELHRLAEDLAEQLPPRAGSGAYALAELDTAVQQAAATRGLLLAALSVPSSTQTVYDPITGLPTETSVSSEADSKQRAALTAAAQQARLRSDSALADFHDTATKAARGTYDSTVTGPEVNSADKYLAGLTDEPTLSDEDLGTSADKLNAALTARIDLMRGVESSLYERRTTALEQLRDDDVTALEIRIAILGALMLLAVGVATGMARGLTRPLAVLRLGSARLAAAEDPAAEEPVKFTGRNDEFAQVVRSVNALHAHAVALHERIATLEGDRKHLVGQRQKMADAREELRAELADSAAQLERLRDSIGGTFVNLALRTLGLVERQLGVIEGLEEREQDPERLATLFKLDHFATVMRRHSENLLVLAGTEHVQQHASPVPMVDVVRAAVSEIERYERVRITALPPHAHIAGFAADDLSHLLAELMENATSFSPPDVPVEVSGWLLENGEVMLSVHDEGIGMTEERMTRLNARLADFDPESPYDQEGEDGLGLGLYVVARLAHRHGVRVQLREQKQGGIAAVVVLPESLLAEAPSAAVPSPTPASLSEGPHSFSLPGADAEANSNVLHGRSENGDPLVALAERAVRAQGAPESPAETTMELLVPEQPSEPTTPQTTERPEQRPAEQGGAASPDQGGAASAAQVRERSAVKGRDASAGSSAVAGRASESAEQDPNAGRAAEWTAEQGSGVGRASEWTAEQGPGAGHASERTAVQGSDADQDRESSAEQGAGAGRAPEPIAAQAADAGRASEWTAEQGPDAGRAPGDEQARDRAADQAPVPASVSTPAPEPVVSSAPADPYAIGPDTHERTPDEGDEPEIVTDKGLPKRTPKINAPASAPRPRTGSVDADALRRRLGGFRRGAEAGRRDVEAEIAEHTGQTATPSTPAPDATTRAAAAETDRAHAHAEESTGGTVEEASS, from the coding sequence GTGCAGAAGACGCGGCCTCGGCGCACAGGCAAGCAGACGGCCTCCGAGGGGGGCGCGGAGCGCACCCCTGTCGGCAAGGGCCGCCCGACCCACGTACGGAACCGGCTCATCGTGGCCGTGGCCGTCGTGGCCGCCGCAATCGCCGGTGCGGGCACCCCCTCCGTGATCGACGCCTCCGGGCAGCTCAGTGACAGCCAGGAACTGGTGACGCTGAGCGGGCGGACGCAGGACGCGCTCACGCTCGCCCACTCCCTCGCGGACGAGCGGGACGAGGTCACCTCCTACATCGCGGCCGGCCGGCCCAAGTCCAAGGCGCCCTCCGAGCAGCGCAGCGCACGTGTCGACCGGCAGGTCGAGGAGTTGCGCGCCAACACCGACACCCCGGCCGGGCTGCGCTCGGACCTGGACGGCATCGCGACCGTGCGCAGAGCGGCGCTCACCGGGCAGAGCACCGCTCTCGAAGCGCACGAGGCCTACTCCGACGCCATCGCCGAACTCCACCGGCTCGCGGAGGACCTCGCCGAACAGCTCCCGCCCCGCGCGGGCTCCGGCGCCTACGCCCTCGCCGAGCTCGACACCGCCGTCCAGCAGGCCGCCGCCACCCGGGGCCTGCTCCTGGCCGCCCTCAGCGTGCCCAGCAGCACCCAGACGGTCTACGACCCCATCACCGGTCTGCCCACCGAGACCAGCGTCTCCTCCGAGGCCGACAGCAAGCAGCGTGCCGCCCTCACCGCCGCCGCCCAGCAGGCCCGGCTGCGCTCCGACTCCGCGCTCGCCGACTTCCACGACACGGCCACCAAGGCCGCCCGCGGCACCTACGACTCCACGGTCACCGGACCCGAGGTCAACTCCGCCGACAAGTACCTCGCCGGCCTCACCGACGAGCCCACCCTCTCCGACGAGGACCTCGGCACCAGCGCCGACAAGCTGAACGCCGCCCTGACCGCCCGTATCGACCTGATGCGCGGCGTCGAGTCCTCCCTCTACGAGCGCCGCACCACCGCCCTGGAGCAGCTGCGCGACGACGACGTCACCGCGCTGGAGATCCGCATCGCGATCCTCGGCGCCCTGATGCTGCTCGCCGTCGGCGTCGCCACCGGCATGGCCCGCGGCCTCACCCGCCCGCTCGCCGTGCTGCGCCTCGGCTCCGCCCGGCTGGCCGCCGCCGAGGACCCGGCCGCCGAGGAACCGGTCAAGTTCACCGGCCGCAACGACGAGTTCGCCCAGGTCGTCCGCTCCGTCAATGCCCTGCACGCGCACGCCGTCGCCCTGCACGAGCGGATCGCCACCCTGGAGGGCGACCGCAAACACCTGGTCGGCCAGCGGCAGAAGATGGCCGACGCCCGCGAGGAGCTGCGCGCCGAACTCGCCGACTCCGCCGCCCAGCTGGAGCGGCTGCGCGACAGCATCGGCGGCACCTTCGTCAACCTCGCGCTGCGCACCCTCGGCCTGGTCGAGCGTCAGCTCGGCGTCATCGAGGGGCTGGAGGAGCGCGAGCAGGACCCCGAACGGCTCGCCACGCTCTTCAAGCTCGACCACTTCGCCACCGTGATGCGCCGGCACAGCGAGAACCTCCTGGTGCTGGCCGGTACCGAGCACGTCCAGCAGCACGCGAGCCCGGTCCCGATGGTCGACGTCGTACGGGCCGCGGTCAGCGAGATCGAGCGGTACGAGCGGGTCCGGATCACCGCGTTGCCGCCGCACGCGCACATCGCCGGGTTCGCCGCGGACGACCTGTCCCACCTGCTGGCCGAACTCATGGAGAACGCCACCTCGTTCTCGCCGCCCGACGTGCCCGTCGAGGTCTCCGGCTGGCTGCTGGAGAACGGCGAGGTGATGCTCTCCGTCCATGACGAGGGCATCGGCATGACCGAGGAGCGGATGACCCGGCTCAACGCCCGGCTCGCCGACTTCGACCCCGAGTCGCCGTACGACCAGGAGGGCGAGGACGGTCTCGGGCTCGGCCTCTACGTCGTGGCCCGGCTCGCCCACCGGCACGGTGTGCGTGTGCAGCTGCGTGAGCAGAAGCAGGGCGGCATCGCGGCGGTCGTGGTCCTGCCCGAGTCGCTGCTCGCCGAGGCCCCGTCGGCCGCCGTCCCGTCGCCCACGCCCGCGTCCCTCTCCGAGGGCCCGCACAGCTTCTCGCTGCCCGGCGCGGACGCGGAGGCCAACTCCAACGTCCTGCACGGCCGCTCGGAGAACGGCGACCCGCTGGTGGCGCTGGCGGAGCGCGCCGTCCGCGCGCAGGGCGCCCCGGAGTCTCCGGCCGAGACCACGATGGAGCTCCTGGTCCCGGAACAGCCGAGCGAGCCCACCACTCCCCAGACCACCGAGCGACCCGAGCAGCGACCTGCCGAACAGGGCGGGGCGGCTTCGCCTGACCAGGGCGGGGCGGCCTCGGCCGCGCAGGTCCGGGAGAGGTCGGCCGTGAAGGGCCGGGACGCGTCGGCCGGGTCGAGTGCGGTCGCCGGGCGTGCGTCGGAGTCAGCCGAGCAGGATCCGAACGCCGGGCGTGCGGCCGAGTGGACGGCTGAGCAGGGTTCGGGCGTCGGGCGTGCGTCGGAGTGGACGGCCGAGCAGGGTCCGGGCGCTGGGCATGCGTCGGAGCGGACGGCGGTCCAGGGATCGGATGCCGACCAGGACCGGGAATCGTCGGCTGAGCAGGGTGCGGGCGCCGGGCGTGCCCCGGAGCCGATAGCCGCGCAAGCCGCGGACGCCGGGCGTGCGTCGGAGTGGACGGCCGAGCAGGGTCCGGACGCCGGGCGTGCCCCGGGCGATGAGCAGGCCCGGGACAGGGCGGCCGACCAGGCCCCGGTCCCGGCCTCCGTGTCGACCCCGGCCCCGGAGCCGGTGGTGTCCTCCGCTCCCGCCGACCCCTACGCCATCGGCCCCGACACCCACGAGCGCACCCCCGACGAGGGGGACGAGCCCGAGATCGTCACCGACAAGGGGCTGCCCAAGCGCACGCCGAAGATCAACGCGCCCGCGTCGGCGCCCCGGCCGCGCACCGGATCCGTTGACGCCGATGCCCTGCGCCGCCGCCTGGGCGGCTTCCGCCGGGGCGCCGAGGCCGGCCGGCGGGACGTCGAGGCGGAGATCGCCGAGCACACCGGCCAGACCGCGACACCGTCCACCCCGGCACCGGACGCGACGACCCGCGCCGCCGCCGCGGAGACCGACCGCGCACACGCACATGCCGAAGAATCCACGGGGGGCACCGTCGAGGAGGCAAGCAGTTGA
- the lon gene encoding endopeptidase La: MASTSTPLTLPVLPLDGEVVLPGMVVPLDLSDADVRAAVEAAQAAARSAPGKPKVLLVPRIDGTYASTGVLGTVEQVGRLADGDPGALIRGRGRVRIGAGTTGPGAALWVEGTRVDESVPEPLPGHVAELVKEYKALATAWLKKRGAWQVVDRVQAIDDVSALADNSGYSPFLTLDQKIELLETDDPVARLKLATQQLRDHLAEQDVAETIAKDVQEGVDKQQREFLLRRQLEAVRKELRELNGEQDGEESDDYRARVEAADLPEKVREAALKEVDKLERSSDQSPEGSWIRTWLDTVLELPWNERTEDAYDIQGAKAVLDAEHAGLEDVKERITEYLAVRKRRAERGLGVVGGRRGGAVLALVGPPGVGKTSLGESVAHAMGRKFVRVALGGVRDEAEIRGHRRTYVGALPGRVVRAIKEAGSMNPVVLLDEIDKVGSDFRGDPAAALLEVLDPAQNHTFRDHYLEVELDLSDVVFLATANVLEAIPEALLDRMELVRLDGYTEDEKVVIARDHLLPRQLERAGLEKDEVTLDESALRKLAGEYTREAGVRNLERSVARLLRKVAAQHELGERKLPFTVTDADLRGLIGRPHHVPESAQDPAERRTSVPGVATGLAVTGAGGDVLYVEASLADPETGAAGLTLTGQLGDVMKESAQIALSFLRSHGAELELPVADLKDRGVHIHFPAGAVPKDGPSAGITMTTALASLLSGRLVRTDVAMTGEVSLTGRVLPIGGVKQKLLAAHRAGVTTVIIPKRNEPDLDDVPAEVLDKLDVHAVTDVRQVLQLALSPATNGVAPEVPVAA, translated from the coding sequence ATGGCTTCGACGTCCACTCCGCTCACCCTGCCCGTGCTGCCGCTCGACGGCGAGGTCGTCCTGCCCGGGATGGTGGTTCCGCTCGATCTGAGCGACGCAGATGTCCGGGCCGCGGTGGAGGCCGCCCAGGCCGCCGCCCGATCCGCGCCGGGAAAGCCCAAGGTGCTGCTGGTGCCGCGTATTGACGGTACCTACGCGAGCACGGGTGTGCTCGGTACGGTCGAGCAGGTCGGGCGGCTCGCCGACGGTGACCCGGGCGCGCTGATCCGGGGCCGGGGCCGGGTGCGGATCGGCGCCGGGACGACCGGGCCGGGTGCGGCGCTGTGGGTCGAGGGGACCCGCGTCGACGAGAGCGTGCCGGAGCCGTTGCCCGGGCATGTCGCCGAGTTGGTCAAGGAGTACAAGGCGCTCGCCACCGCCTGGCTGAAGAAGCGCGGCGCCTGGCAGGTCGTCGACCGGGTGCAGGCCATCGACGACGTCTCCGCCCTCGCCGACAACTCGGGCTACTCGCCCTTCCTGACCCTCGACCAGAAGATCGAGCTGCTGGAGACGGATGACCCGGTCGCCCGCCTCAAGCTCGCCACGCAGCAACTGCGCGACCACCTCGCCGAGCAGGACGTCGCCGAGACCATCGCCAAGGACGTCCAGGAGGGCGTCGACAAGCAGCAGCGGGAGTTCCTGCTGCGGCGGCAACTGGAGGCCGTACGCAAGGAACTGCGCGAGCTGAACGGCGAGCAGGACGGCGAGGAGTCGGACGACTACCGCGCCCGGGTCGAGGCCGCCGATCTGCCCGAGAAGGTGCGCGAGGCCGCGCTCAAGGAGGTCGACAAGCTGGAGCGGTCCTCCGACCAGTCGCCCGAGGGGTCGTGGATCCGCACCTGGCTCGACACCGTGCTCGAACTGCCGTGGAACGAGCGGACCGAGGACGCGTACGACATCCAGGGCGCGAAGGCCGTGCTGGACGCCGAGCACGCCGGGCTGGAGGACGTGAAGGAGCGGATCACCGAGTACCTGGCGGTGCGCAAGCGGCGTGCCGAGCGGGGGCTCGGGGTCGTCGGCGGGCGGCGCGGAGGTGCCGTACTCGCCCTGGTCGGGCCGCCCGGTGTCGGCAAGACGTCGCTCGGCGAGTCCGTGGCGCACGCCATGGGGCGGAAGTTCGTACGCGTCGCCCTGGGGGGCGTGCGCGACGAGGCCGAGATCCGTGGCCACCGGCGTACGTACGTCGGCGCGCTGCCCGGTCGTGTCGTCCGCGCCATCAAGGAGGCCGGGTCGATGAACCCGGTCGTGCTGCTCGACGAGATCGACAAGGTGGGGTCGGACTTCCGGGGCGACCCGGCCGCGGCCCTGCTGGAGGTCCTGGACCCCGCGCAGAACCACACCTTCCGTGACCACTACCTCGAAGTCGAACTCGACCTGTCCGACGTCGTCTTCCTCGCCACCGCCAACGTGCTGGAGGCCATCCCGGAGGCCCTGCTCGACCGTATGGAGCTGGTCCGCCTCGACGGCTACACCGAGGACGAGAAGGTCGTCATCGCCCGCGACCACCTGCTGCCGCGTCAGCTGGAGCGCGCCGGGCTGGAGAAGGACGAGGTGACCCTCGACGAGAGCGCGCTGCGCAAGCTGGCCGGCGAGTACACGCGCGAGGCGGGCGTGCGCAACCTGGAGCGGTCCGTCGCCCGGCTGCTGCGCAAGGTGGCCGCCCAGCACGAACTGGGCGAGCGGAAGCTGCCGTTCACCGTCACGGACGCCGACCTGCGCGGTCTCATCGGCAGGCCGCACCATGTGCCCGAGTCCGCCCAGGACCCGGCGGAGCGGCGCACGTCCGTGCCGGGCGTGGCGACCGGCCTCGCGGTCACCGGCGCCGGCGGTGACGTGCTGTACGTCGAGGCGTCGCTGGCCGACCCGGAGACGGGCGCGGCGGGTCTGACGCTGACGGGTCAGCTGGGCGACGTGATGAAGGAGAGCGCGCAGATCGCCCTGTCCTTCCTGCGCAGCCACGGCGCCGAGCTGGAGCTGCCGGTCGCCGACCTGAAGGACCGGGGTGTGCACATCCACTTCCCGGCGGGCGCGGTGCCGAAGGACGGGCCGAGCGCGGGCATCACCATGACGACCGCGCTGGCCTCGCTGCTCTCCGGTCGCCTGGTCCGCACGGACGTGGCGATGACCGGTGAGGTCTCGCTGACCGGCCGGGTGCTGCCCATCGGCGGGGTGAAGCAGAAGCTGCTCGCCGCGCACCGGGCGGGCGTCACCACCGTGATCATCCCCAAGCGCAACGAGCCCGACCTGGACGACGTCCCGGCGGAGGTGCTGGACAAGCTCGACGTCCACGCCGTCACCGACGTCCGCCAGGTCCTGCAGCTGGCGCTGTCGCCGGCCACCAACGGCGTGGCGCCGGAGGTTCCGGTCGCGGCGTGA
- a CDS encoding DUF742 domain-containing protein, whose product MSSKPGMPKKLPVRGGDRKPARVRPYSLTGGRTRFGHVLLVETFVASTAALDAPEERKELTGGTARAIGSGGGSLRSTVMPEMRAIVELCRRMRTVAEIAALLQMPLGVVRVLLSDLADQGKIRVYGTGTGHGTGRPNRALLERVLSGLRRL is encoded by the coding sequence ATGAGCAGTAAACCCGGTATGCCGAAGAAGCTCCCGGTGCGCGGCGGCGACCGCAAGCCCGCCCGCGTCCGCCCCTACTCGCTCACCGGTGGCCGTACCCGCTTCGGGCACGTGCTGCTGGTGGAGACCTTCGTGGCGAGCACAGCCGCGCTGGACGCGCCCGAGGAGCGCAAGGAACTGACTGGGGGCACCGCCCGCGCTATTGGCAGCGGGGGAGGTTCCCTCAGGTCCACGGTCATGCCGGAGATGCGGGCCATCGTCGAACTGTGCCGCCGGATGCGCACGGTGGCCGAGATCGCCGCGCTGCTGCAGATGCCGCTCGGCGTGGTCCGCGTGCTGCTCAGCGATCTCGCGGACCAGGGAAAGATCCGTGTGTACGGAACCGGGACCGGCCACGGCACGGGCCGGCCGAACCGGGCGCTGCTCGAAAGGGTGCTGAGTGGACTCCGTCGTCTCTGA
- a CDS encoding GTP-binding protein, giving the protein MDSVVSDAAPGVNPLVEGDENLKSWQTDRTRAPIATKIVVAGGFGVGKTTLVTSVSEITPLQTEALMTEASEETDDLTATPGKLTTTVAMDFGRITLDDDLVLYLFGTPGQQRFWFMWDDLVRGAIGAVVLADTRRLKDCFPALDYFESCGLPYVVAVNHFDGSELFEPEDVREALTIPRHIPVMIMDARRRISVIETLLALVGHALDETPE; this is encoded by the coding sequence GTGGACTCCGTCGTCTCTGACGCCGCTCCCGGCGTCAACCCGCTCGTCGAAGGCGACGAGAACCTGAAGTCCTGGCAGACGGACCGCACCCGGGCCCCCATAGCCACCAAGATCGTGGTGGCGGGCGGCTTCGGCGTCGGCAAGACCACGCTGGTCACCTCCGTCTCGGAGATCACGCCGCTGCAGACCGAGGCGCTGATGACCGAGGCGAGCGAGGAGACCGACGACCTCACCGCCACGCCGGGCAAGCTGACCACCACGGTGGCCATGGACTTCGGCCGTATCACGCTCGACGACGACCTGGTGCTCTACCTGTTCGGCACGCCGGGCCAGCAGCGGTTCTGGTTCATGTGGGACGACCTGGTGCGCGGCGCGATCGGCGCGGTCGTGCTGGCCGACACCCGTCGCCTGAAGGACTGCTTCCCCGCCCTCGACTACTTCGAGAGCTGCGGCCTGCCGTACGTCGTGGCGGTCAACCACTTCGACGGCAGCGAGCTGTTCGAGCCCGAGGACGTGCGGGAGGCGTTGACCATCCCCCGGCACATACCTGTAATGATCATGGACGCGCGCCGCCGGATCTCCGTGATCGAGACCCTGCTGGCTCTCGTCGGCCACGCGCTCGACGAAACACCCGAGTAG